A part of Methanohalobium evestigatum Z-7303 genomic DNA contains:
- a CDS encoding transposase, with product MFEKKDEYLQGSEDLQPEKYTVEPIIGNYKQNLRFREFITMGLDSVKTGFNLVCSAVNLKKIWLKSKQMID from the coding sequence ATGTTTGAGAAAAAAGATGAATACTTACAGGGCTCAGAGGACTTACAACCTGAGAAATATACCGTAGAACCAATTATCGGAAACTACAAACAGAATCTAAGGTTCAGGGAGTTCATTACAATGGGATTAGATTCTGTAAAAACTGGATTCAATCTTGTCTGTTCAGCTGTTAATCTGAAAAAGATATGGTTGAAATCAAAACAAATGATTGATTGA